The Phycisphaerae bacterium nucleotide sequence GTTATAGAGTTCGATGGTAGGGTCGATGGTCAGATCAGGATTGCTGATTTCGTAATACGTTGAAACAAGGACGTTGTTGTCCATGGACCCGCCGTAGGTCACCAGCACATGGTCATTGTTCAATGCGATGGCGCTGGACACAAATGGCTCGATGGTCGTAGAGCCGGCGAAGAGCACCGTGTTGCCCGGGGGGGCCTGTTGTCGGATGATTTTGGCCGCGAGGTCGGCGCGCTGGACGGTGAGCTGATACTGCCCCTCCTGCTGTTTGTCGGTCACCAACAGAACGCGCGTGGCGTCGTCTCCGAGACGGCGTACTTCCGTGACGGCCAGGGGGCTGCCGTTAGCTCCGGTAATTGCATACAGTGACGGATCTTCTGCCTCGGTCCCCACCGCTTGGTCGAAGACCACTTCGACGTAATGCTGGCTCAAGGCCTGGGCGGCGATGGGCACGGCGGTCAGACGGCCCGAGGTGCCGTCGAACGGCAACGGGATCGACTGCCCGCTGTTCTCGTCGCCCGGCTGCCCGGGCGGCGAGCATGCAAGTACCAGGGCCATCAGAGCAGCCCCGCCCAGACATGCAATTGCACCGACGCTTCTCACGCTTCTCGTCATCATGGCAGTCCTCTTCCCTTGGCCCCGACGTCGCGGAGGCGATGTGAGAGCAAATGACGCATCGCGCCGGCGCTAACCGCAACCACCGCATGGAAGGCCCGCGCGATTGAATCCAGACACCCCACTTCGCTATCCCGAAACCCTCAGAATCCGCCGCCGAGGAGCTACTCGCGCAGGTTCCGAGATAGGATCTGACCTGTCCGGGCTAAGGTGGGCAAAGAGATGCGCGACCAGACTACACTTCGCGTACTGCTTCGTCCGGTAGCTCGGGTTGTAAACCATGTTACTCTTAACTCAGATTTCCGAACCTGTCAAGCGATTTCTGCGTGTTTCAGGAAATTCTCGAGCAGTTCAAGATAATCTGGTGTGCTCCCGGGAGGCTTGCGGAGTCGCGAATAGGCAGCGGTCAGCGGGTGGATTCAGCGAGCACCTCAGCGGCTCTGAGCATTTCGCGCTCGTTCCGCAGCCTGCACTTCTTCAGGGGCCGGCTTCAACTCCTCCACCCACCGCTGCACCTCGGTGAGGTAGTAAAAGGATTTACCTCATTGAGCAGAGGCCAGGCAGATTCTGATCAGACCAACGGGCAGGCTGGATCCAGTCCATTGACGAAGCCCTGAAACGGCCCCTCCGCTCACGGGTCGTCGTGCCGCGATTCGTTGCACAAGATCCCCATGATGACCGACGGACGATTCCAGAGCCGGGCCGTCCAGCCGGCACTGTCGGTGAGCACCTTCCCATGCCGGCTTTCATACTCCTGGGGTGTGAGCTTGTGGTCGGTGCAGTTGTACGGCACGGGGAGTCTGGCGGCTACTTCTTCTTCGGCGGCGGAGGAAGATCGGGACCGGAATCGTCCAGGTCGATTTCCGTGGTCTCGTCGGAGTTGGTCATGGCCTCGAGGGCACTGATCGCGTCGTTCTCCTCATCGTCCAGATCGATGTCGATCTCATCATCATCGGCCGGGCGGGGCTTCTTCATCGTGATCTTCTGTTCGTCCACGGACGGTCCGCGGGCCTCCAGGCGAGTCTTGACGGGCCGAATCTCCGAAGGCTGACCGTCGATCTGGATGGTGAACACCACGGGCCCGACCACGATGTGATCTCCAGGAGAGAGCTTGTGCTCGACGACCCGCTGGTTGTTGATGTAGGTGCCGTTGGCGCTGCCCAGATCGCGAATGCTCACCATCTTGTCGCCGACCATGAGTAATGCGTGTTTGCGGGAGATCTCCTTGAGGGGAATTCGTAGGTCGCAGTCCTCACGGCGGCCGATGACTGTCTGGCCCAAGGCGATGGGAAAGTCCTTGACCACCCCGTTGTCCTTCAGCATGACCAGAGAAACCTTCATGCCTGCAAAGTCTAATCGCTTTGTCCAGGTCACGCAAGCTTCCCGGGGCCCATAGCCCGACCGGGGATTGGCCTGCAGGCCGGACTTGGCCGGGGCCTCCCTCGCTCGGTCCGGCCGCTCGGTCATCCGCCGACATTTCTGGCTGGCAGATGCGCCAGGGGCTGGCACGTCAGGGAGCAGGCCGAGGGTTTGTTGTGGACTCCCGGGCGTGGAAACGTGTTGGCGCGGCACAAACCGGTGCGGACTGACGACGGTCCCGCTGAGCTCGGGGTCTCTCGCCCAGCCGGCTTGACAACTGCCGGGCCGGGCGTAAACTAAAGGGCTCTGTGGCTCGTGATGGGCCACGGCTTCGGAGCGGCGGCTGGTCCGCGTCGCGTCTGATGACAACCTGGGGCCGTAGCTCAATTGGTTAGAGCATCGGATTGTCGATCCGAAGGTTGCGGGTTCGATCCCCGTCGGCCTCGATGACGTGTAAAGAACGCGGAATAAAGGACTTATGATTTGAGGCCGGGTGACAGGACGGCACCTCAACCGCAGGTTTGGGGCGGTCATAGACCGCACAACGAGCTGAACCGCCAGAGAAGAACCCGTCATGCCACGCCCTCAGGGGACCCCCTCCCGCCGCCGCAGCAGCCGGGCACTCGTTACTCTCCTGGATACCAACACACCAAGGAATGACGCGACTACGCGCTAGGAGCATGGGACTCGCCCACATTCAGGGAATCTCTCGGCGATCCGCTCCTCATCGATCAGGCCCGGCTCGATCACTTTCCGCTGAACCAGCTTGAGAATGTGGGGATGGGTCAGAGCAGTCCCGCGAGCTTCAGAAGAATAATCGGAAACAGCCAGTATGAAGTCGAAATCATGCGACATCTCCTTTCGTTCCAGTGGCTTCGCTTGGTCGCCCATTGCGGCCTCTGCCAAATCAACCGCAAACTGGGAACCGCGCTCACGGCCGCCCACCTCCAATCGGCGTCCAACAAAGCGTGGATCGAGGCACCCGCACGAGCGCCTCGATCCACCCTTAACGCGCGTCCGCTCCTACTGCTCGGACGCACCGCCGTCCTCCGTGCTGCAGGTGGATATCTCGCAGGCCACACAGGGGTCCATGTAGCACATCATGTCATCGAACGTTTCCTTCGCCGCGCAGGGCGGGGCGAGGTTCGCGCAGCCGCCGCAGATAGCTTTATCCGGCTCGGTGTAGGTGCAGCGCAGCTCGCAGGCCGGGCAGACATAGATGCAGCCGCCGCACTGCCGGCAGACCTCCGACTTGGCGTCGAACGGGGTGCCCAGGCTCCGTTTCGCGCCCCGGCCGCGAAAACCGATGGCTTTGGCCATCATCTGCTCCTCGCACATCCGCACGCACCGCCCGCAGAGGATGCAGTCCTCGTGCTCCTGCCGGAACCGCTGCTGACGGATCTCGTGGACCGAAGCCAGGTCCTGGATGGTCTTGGACTGCGGGCACGAGGCCAGCAGCAATTCCAGCACCGTCCGCCGCGCTCGCAGCACCCGCGAGGAAGCCGTCCGCACCTTGAGCCCCTGCTCAGCCGGGTAGGTACACGAGGTGACCAACCGGGCCCTCGGGCCCTCGCCGATCTCCACCACGCATAGGCGGCAGGCACCGCAGGGGGTCAGTCCTTCCATATGACAAAGCGTCGGGATTGGGAAGCCGAGGAACTGCGCGGTTTCCAAAATCGTGGAGCCCTCCTCAACCGATACATCCAGTCCGTTGATGGTCAGCGTGATCATGCCGATGGGCACCTCGACCAGACCGGTGTTCTTGATCTTGCCGACCAGGCTGAAGATCTTCGTGCCGGAGTTGTTCTTTGTGCCGACCTTCGCGAACTCCGTGGCACCCTGGCGGATGACGACGGGGATGTTGGCCCAGGTTTCGACGTTATTGATGGCCGTGGGCTTGCCGTCGATGCCCTTCTGGATCGGATAGGGCGGGCGCTGGCGCGGCTCGCCCATCTTGCCCTCGATCGAGCGGATCAGGGCTGTTTCTTCGCCGCAGACGAACCATCACTCCCCGGTTTCGTGAGCCTCCATCTTGCCCTTCTGCCAACTCAGGATGGAATTGCACACCTCCTTGACCGTGAGGCCCTCAGGCGATAGCTTAGAGATCTGCCGTTGGTGTCCAGCGTGCAGGTCCGCTGCCAGAGCAAGATACCGCTTGAGGGCGGCTTCGGGATCAGCCCAGACGCCGAAGAAGTGGACTTTGCCTCGGGTCTTCTTGCACCACTGCCGGTTTGGATGGGCTGTGAGCGAGAAGCTTGGGTGTGGTTGGGTTGGCTTCGCCTTGTTGGAAATGCCCATGAGATCTGGCCTCCTCGAAGACGTCTCTGCTGCGAGTGAGCCAGAACACGCGACAGGCAGGTTGTCGTCAGGGTTGTTCTTGGCAGACGTGTTAGGACCGGTATTCTCTGTAACAGTGTGTTGAGAAACAACTTGGAGAGGTGGCTGAGTGGCTGAAGGCACCGGTTTGCTAAACCGGCGTACGGGCGTATACCTGTACCGCGGGTTCGAATCCCGCCCTCTCCGATCATATCCGAAGGAGGTTTTCATAACCTCCTGAAGGGCCAGTAGTTGTGGCCCCACAATCCTGTAGAGATCCTCGTCTTGTGGAAGCTTTTGTGGAACTTTGTGGAGCGAGGATTCTCTGATGGCAATTGGTGTGGCCTGCGCAAGCAATGGTTGCCGTGAAGCGTCATCCCAAAGTGTGAATCTCAAGCGGGGCAAGTCCGCCCCGCGTCAGCGGAGGGTCGGCCGGGTGACCCTCTACCCTCGGGGCAGCGTCTGGTACATGTACTACTACGAGTCCGGCCGGCGGATTCGCCGACGGATCGGTTGCAGTCTGGACGAGGCCCGGCTGCTGGCCGCCCAGGTCAACGCTCAACTGGAGACCGGGGCCCCGGCCATGCTGTCGTTCGAGCCGTTGTCGGTGGAGGAGCTTCGGCGGCGGTGGCTGGACAACCACGAACACATCATGCGGTCGTCGGTGGCCACGATCTCCCGCTACCGGTCGGCCACCCAGCACCTGCTGACCTTCGTCGCCCGCCACCTGTCGATCTCCTCGGCCGACCGCTTGGCCCTGACCCACGCCGAAGCGTTCACGCGATACCTTCGCCAGATCCGGGTCGCTCCCAATGGCCATCCCAAGGCGGCCAAGGTGGCCCTTCGCGACAAGGGCATCCTGTTCATCCTCGAAACCTGCCGGGCCCTGTTCAACTACGCCCTCAAGCACAAGCACCTGCCCCCGTACCATGAGAACCCGTTTGGCCAGCTTCGGCTGGATCGCCTGCCAATCGAAAACGCCAAGCCGATTGAGCCGTTCGACGAGGAGCAGGAACGGTTGTTCTTCGCCAAGTGCGACGCCTGGCAACTGCCGATCTTCCTGACCCTGGCACTGACCGGACTGCGACCGGGGGAGCTGACCCACCTGCTTGTACCCGAGGATGTCGATCTGGCGGAACGCGTCATCTTCGTTCGAAACAAGGTCGAGCTGGGGTGGAAGACCAAGACCCGGAACCAGCGGACCGTCCCGCTCAGCGAGGAACTATGCACGGTGCTCAAGCAGGTCATGGGTGACCGCCGCACCGGCCCGGTGTTCTTGCGAAGGCGGTTCGTCACCGGCAAGGACACACCGCTCCTGCATGAACTCGGCTGCAAACAACTGGCGATGGAATTGGAGCGTCGCCGGCAGAGCGAGATGAGCGGTCAGGAGGAGAACTGGTCGCGCCGCGATGACGATCGGCTGGCCCGGCGGCTCTGGCGGGACGCGGGGGCGATCAAGACGGATCGGCTCCGCATGGAGTTCATCAAGGTCACCGGCAGAATGGGCATGCCCGAAGCCACCTGCCCGAAGGTCTTGCGGCATCTGTTCGCGACCTGTCTCCAGGACGCCAACGTGGACCCGTTGATCCGGCAGGAGCTGATGGGGCATGCGGCCAACGGCCGGAAGGCGGACCGGAATGGCGGTTTGGGTATGACCGCGGTGTACACGCACACACGCGATGCCACGCGCCGAGCCCAGTTACAGACGGCGATGGAGCTGCGGAAACCGGCGATCGAGGCCGCACAAGGGTGGCTGAACGACGCAGGCCGCAGGGACTGA carries:
- a CDS encoding FHA domain-containing protein produces the protein MLKDNGVVKDFPIALGQTVIGRREDCDLRIPLKEISRKHALLMVGDKMVSIRDLGSANGTYINNQRVVEHKLSPGDHIVVGPVVFTIQIDGQPSEIRPVKTRLEARGPSVDEQKITMKKPRPADDDEIDIDLDDEENDAISALEAMTNSDETTEIDLDDSGPDLPPPPKKK
- a CDS encoding (2Fe-2S)-binding protein, producing MIRSIEGKMGEPRQRPPYPIQKGIDGKPTAINNVETWANIPVVIRQGATEFAKVGTKNNSGTKIFSLVGKIKNTGLVEVPIGMITLTINGLDVSVEEGSTILETAQFLGFPIPTLCHMEGLTPCGACRLCVVEIGEGPRARLVTSCTYPAEQGLKVRTASSRVLRARRTVLELLLASCPQSKTIQDLASVHEIRQQRFRQEHEDCILCGRCVRMCEEQMMAKAIGFRGRGAKRSLGTPFDAKSEVCRQCGGCIYVCPACELRCTYTEPDKAICGGCANLAPPCAAKETFDDMMCYMDPCVACEISTCSTEDGGASEQ
- a CDS encoding tyrosine-type recombinase/integrase produces the protein MAIGVACASNGCREASSQSVNLKRGKSAPRQRRVGRVTLYPRGSVWYMYYYESGRRIRRRIGCSLDEARLLAAQVNAQLETGAPAMLSFEPLSVEELRRRWLDNHEHIMRSSVATISRYRSATQHLLTFVARHLSISSADRLALTHAEAFTRYLRQIRVAPNGHPKAAKVALRDKGILFILETCRALFNYALKHKHLPPYHENPFGQLRLDRLPIENAKPIEPFDEEQERLFFAKCDAWQLPIFLTLALTGLRPGELTHLLVPEDVDLAERVIFVRNKVELGWKTKTRNQRTVPLSEELCTVLKQVMGDRRTGPVFLRRRFVTGKDTPLLHELGCKQLAMELERRRQSEMSGQEENWSRRDDDRLARRLWRDAGAIKTDRLRMEFIKVTGRMGMPEATCPKVLRHLFATCLQDANVDPLIRQELMGHAANGRKADRNGGLGMTAVYTHTRDATRRAQLQTAMELRKPAIEAAQGWLNDAGRRD